One stretch of Phormidium ambiguum IAM M-71 DNA includes these proteins:
- the cofG gene encoding 7,8-didemethyl-8-hydroxy-5-deazariboflavin synthase subunit CofG, which translates to MSAATSRQITYSPAYTIVPTYECFNRCAYCNFRTDPGKSPWLTLSDAEILLKSLQNTGICEILILSGEVHPHSPLRKAWFDRIFDLCKLALSLGFLPHTNVGPLSFAEMAQLKTVNVSMGLMLEQLTPILLNTVHKNAPSKLPKLRLEQLELAGELKIPFTTGLLLGIGESSADWWESLEAIATIHQRWGNIQEVILQPHSPGSQQTWQFPAFDTHLLPEIITKAKEILPTEITIQIPPNLVQQPELLLACLDAGARDLGGIGPKDEVNPNYPHPHYQKLTEILRPANWELTPRLPVYPKYDDWLFEGLQIIVKQWRNTIQSVDFNSDSSVIL; encoded by the coding sequence ATGTCTGCTGCTACTTCCCGCCAAATAACTTACAGTCCTGCTTATACCATCGTTCCTACTTATGAATGTTTTAACCGATGTGCTTATTGTAATTTTCGGACCGATCCGGGTAAAAGTCCTTGGTTAACTCTGTCTGATGCGGAAATTTTACTTAAGTCTCTGCAAAATACAGGCATTTGTGAAATCTTGATTCTTAGCGGTGAAGTACATCCTCATTCACCTTTGCGAAAAGCTTGGTTCGATCGCATATTCGACCTTTGTAAACTAGCACTTTCTTTAGGTTTTTTACCTCATACTAATGTTGGGCCATTGAGTTTTGCAGAAATGGCACAATTAAAAACAGTTAATGTTTCAATGGGTTTAATGTTAGAACAATTAACCCCAATCTTATTAAACACGGTTCACAAAAACGCACCCAGTAAATTGCCCAAATTAAGATTAGAGCAATTAGAATTGGCAGGGGAATTAAAAATTCCTTTTACTACTGGTTTGTTATTGGGAATTGGGGAAAGTTCAGCAGATTGGTGGGAGAGTTTAGAAGCGATCGCCACAATCCACCAACGTTGGGGAAACATCCAAGAAGTAATTCTTCAACCCCATAGTCCAGGTAGTCAACAAACTTGGCAATTTCCCGCTTTTGATACTCATTTATTACCAGAAATAATTACTAAAGCCAAAGAAATTTTACCCACAGAAATTACTATTCAAATTCCCCCGAACTTAGTTCAACAACCAGAATTATTATTAGCGTGTTTAGATGCAGGTGCAAGAGATTTAGGTGGAATCGGGCCAAAAGATGAAGTAAATCCCAATTATCCCCATCCTCATTATCAAAAATTAACTGAAATTTTACGCCCTGCAAATTGGGAATTAACCCCACGTTTGCCAGTATATCCAAAATATGATGATTGGTTATTCGAGGGATTACAAATTATTGTTAAACAATGGCGAAATACTATTCAGTCTGTTGATTTTAACTCTGACTCATCAGTTATACTTTGA